One genomic segment of Actinoplanes ianthinogenes includes these proteins:
- a CDS encoding cytochrome c oxidase assembly protein, with protein sequence MQSVEIASLADAAGDTGLPPFTASAIFTQFHWFSLIAVGLLVAAALYLYGVHRLRQRGDHWPGGRTAAFVAGGLGSIAAVSVTGIEAYDTTLISVHMVQHMVLSMIGPIFLALGAPTTLALRVLHGRPRKTLLAVVHSRYVRVLTFPLVAFGLFIANPFVLYFTGLYRQTLEHAWLHEFVHIHFMVTGCLFFWPLLGLDPLPNRWPYPGRALLMVLSVPFHTVLGLTIMQQQELLGGDWYPNLHLAWMNPHSDQVTAGGILWAGGEIVSVTMLGILVVQWVRQSEREARRIDRALDRAELEEAAAAAKITTAENPERPAPDPG encoded by the coding sequence GTGCAGTCAGTCGAAATCGCCTCGCTGGCGGACGCGGCCGGGGATACTGGACTCCCACCGTTCACCGCGTCGGCCATCTTCACCCAGTTCCACTGGTTCAGCCTGATCGCGGTGGGCCTGCTGGTCGCGGCAGCCCTCTATCTGTACGGCGTGCACCGCCTCCGCCAGCGTGGCGACCACTGGCCGGGTGGCCGCACCGCGGCGTTCGTCGCGGGTGGACTCGGCTCGATCGCCGCCGTCTCGGTGACCGGCATCGAGGCGTACGACACCACGCTGATCTCGGTGCACATGGTCCAGCACATGGTGCTCTCGATGATCGGGCCGATCTTCCTGGCCCTGGGCGCGCCGACCACCCTGGCCCTGCGGGTGCTGCACGGCCGGCCGCGCAAGACGCTGCTCGCCGTCGTCCACTCCCGGTACGTCCGGGTGCTGACGTTCCCGCTGGTCGCGTTCGGACTGTTCATCGCGAACCCGTTCGTCCTCTACTTCACCGGGCTGTACCGGCAGACCCTCGAGCACGCCTGGTTGCACGAGTTCGTCCACATCCACTTCATGGTCACCGGGTGCCTCTTCTTCTGGCCGCTGCTCGGCCTGGACCCGCTGCCGAACCGCTGGCCGTACCCGGGACGCGCGCTGCTGATGGTGCTGTCGGTGCCGTTCCACACCGTGCTCGGGCTGACGATCATGCAGCAGCAGGAGCTGCTCGGCGGTGATTGGTACCCGAACCTGCACCTGGCCTGGATGAACCCGCACTCGGACCAGGTCACGGCGGGCGGCATCCTGTGGGCCGGCGGCGAGATCGTGAGCGTCACCATGCTGGGCATCCTGGTGGTGCAGTGGGTGCGCCAGTCGGAGCGGGAGGCCCGCCGGATCGACCGTGCCCTGGACCGGGCGGAGCTGGAGGAAGCCGCGGCAGCGGCCAAGATCACAACTGCGGAGAACCCCGAGCGACCGGCCCCGGACCCGGGATAA
- a CDS encoding cytochrome c — translation MTSDTPARRRARVFSRRGGAPSRARRRVGAAVRMIAALALAGGVYTAFTPGAFAEDSTPLSSAAQQGKELFDNSCISCHGRDGQGVAGRGPSLIGVGSASVEFQVGTGRMPMARQEAQAEQKKPQFTPDETKQLAQYIQEIGGGPEIPAGELKLDPKANPEALARGGELFRVNCTSCHSFTGAGGALSSGKFAPSLHDATPEQIYAAMLTGPQNMPVFGDNQLTPEQKREIITYITVQLQDNKDAGGIFNLGGYGPATEGMAIFLVGITILVFTSLWIAGKS, via the coding sequence ATGACTTCTGACACCCCCGCCCGCAGGCGTGCCCGGGTGTTCTCCCGGCGCGGCGGCGCGCCCAGCCGGGCTCGCCGCCGGGTCGGCGCGGCCGTTCGCATGATCGCGGCGCTCGCGCTCGCCGGCGGCGTGTACACCGCCTTCACCCCCGGTGCCTTCGCCGAGGACAGCACCCCGCTCTCCAGCGCCGCGCAGCAGGGCAAAGAGCTCTTCGACAACAGCTGCATCTCCTGCCACGGGCGGGACGGTCAGGGTGTCGCGGGCCGCGGTCCGAGCCTGATCGGCGTCGGATCGGCCTCGGTCGAGTTCCAGGTGGGCACCGGGCGCATGCCCATGGCCCGCCAGGAGGCGCAGGCCGAGCAGAAGAAGCCGCAGTTCACGCCGGACGAGACCAAGCAGCTCGCGCAGTACATCCAGGAGATCGGTGGCGGGCCGGAGATCCCGGCCGGCGAGCTCAAGCTCGACCCGAAGGCGAACCCCGAGGCGCTGGCGCGCGGTGGCGAGCTCTTCCGGGTCAACTGCACCTCCTGCCACAGCTTCACCGGCGCCGGCGGCGCGCTCTCCTCGGGCAAGTTCGCCCCGAGCCTGCACGACGCCACGCCTGAGCAGATCTACGCCGCCATGCTGACCGGCCCGCAGAACATGCCGGTCTTCGGGGACAACCAGCTCACCCCGGAGCAGAAGCGCGAGATCATCACGTACATCACCGTGCAGCTCCAGGACAACAAGGACGCGGGCGGCATCTTCAACCTGGGCGGATACGGTCCGGCGACCGAGGGCATGGCGATCTTCCTGGTCGGCATCACGATCCTGGTCTTCACGTCGCTCTGGATTGCGGGGAAGTCATGA
- a CDS encoding RelA/SpoT family protein: MDVDAGHGAALGRALPATTSQAGSSSPLTFTRRLRSLLSFQGNDDDPVSTLARTHRTIHPSADVALLRRSYSIAESMHRGQFRKSGDPYITHPLAVAQICAELGMDTTTLVASLLHDTVEDTSYTLEALEGDFGPEVGHLVDGVTKFDKAFYGKAAEGETIRKMIVAAGKDVRVLVIKLADRLHNMRTLDARSPASRARIANATLDVLVPLCDRLGIQALKRDLDDVVLFHLEPDAYARIDEHVKNRPGWSEYLADVSAKARTALRRSRVDAEVTPRPRHYYSIWKDTVAGGHAVPLDLPRIAVVVDGPDTDCYAALGAIHGRWRPVAGRFKDFIASPKNNLYRSLHTTVVGPEGRLVEVLIRTETMHRYSEYGVATSYRYPKVSDEPPGADQLTWLKRVLDWQQDTTDAAEFLDSLRCDLAEAQITVFAHGNAYELPSGSTPVDLAYELGPQKGDQCLAATINGRLAPLSSPLRDGDVVEIFSENDGHVEVEPNAPRGPRKEWLGFVKSSQAQMQINRYFDERNEPGISIADKVRLGRATIGLTLRKHDRGLASEVPLRRLAEDLGYPDLETLLVAVCERTVEPDAVVEQLIAMVDHPD; this comes from the coding sequence GTGGACGTCGACGCCGGCCACGGCGCCGCTCTCGGTCGTGCCCTGCCGGCCACCACGTCCCAGGCCGGCTCGTCGAGCCCGCTCACCTTCACCCGGCGATTGCGTTCGCTGCTCAGCTTTCAGGGCAATGACGACGATCCGGTCTCGACCCTGGCCCGCACGCACCGCACCATTCACCCGTCGGCCGATGTGGCCCTGCTCCGCCGCAGCTACTCGATTGCCGAGAGCATGCACCGCGGCCAGTTCCGCAAGTCCGGGGATCCCTACATCACGCATCCGCTCGCCGTCGCGCAGATCTGCGCCGAGCTGGGCATGGACACGACCACCCTGGTCGCCTCGCTGCTGCACGACACGGTGGAGGACACCAGCTACACGCTGGAGGCCCTGGAGGGCGACTTCGGCCCCGAGGTGGGCCATCTGGTCGACGGCGTGACCAAGTTCGACAAGGCGTTCTACGGCAAGGCCGCCGAGGGCGAGACGATCCGCAAGATGATCGTCGCGGCCGGCAAGGACGTCCGGGTGCTGGTGATCAAGCTGGCCGACCGGCTGCACAACATGCGCACGCTGGACGCCCGCTCCCCCGCCTCCCGGGCCCGGATCGCCAACGCCACGCTGGACGTGCTGGTCCCGCTCTGCGACCGGCTCGGCATCCAGGCGCTCAAGCGCGACCTGGACGACGTGGTCCTGTTCCACCTGGAGCCGGACGCCTACGCGCGGATCGACGAGCACGTGAAAAACCGTCCCGGCTGGAGTGAGTACCTCGCCGACGTCTCCGCCAAGGCGCGCACCGCGCTGCGCCGCTCCCGGGTCGACGCCGAGGTGACCCCGCGTCCCCGGCACTACTACTCGATCTGGAAGGACACGGTCGCCGGCGGCCACGCGGTGCCGCTCGACCTTCCCCGCATCGCGGTGGTGGTGGACGGGCCGGACACCGACTGCTACGCGGCGCTCGGCGCCATCCACGGCCGCTGGCGCCCGGTCGCCGGCCGGTTCAAGGACTTCATCGCCTCGCCGAAAAACAATCTGTACCGCTCGCTGCACACCACCGTGGTCGGCCCGGAGGGACGCCTCGTCGAGGTCCTGATCCGCACCGAGACCATGCACCGTTACTCGGAGTACGGCGTCGCCACCAGCTACCGATATCCCAAGGTGTCCGACGAGCCACCCGGCGCCGACCAGCTGACCTGGCTGAAACGGGTGCTCGACTGGCAGCAGGACACCACCGACGCGGCCGAGTTCCTCGATTCGCTCCGATGTGACCTCGCCGAGGCGCAGATCACGGTCTTCGCCCACGGCAACGCCTACGAGTTACCCAGCGGCTCCACCCCAGTCGACTTGGCGTACGAACTGGGCCCGCAAAAGGGCGACCAATGCCTGGCCGCCACGATCAACGGACGTCTCGCCCCCCTCAGCTCGCCCCTGCGCGACGGTGACGTCGTCGAGATCTTCTCCGAGAACGACGGGCACGTCGAGGTCGAGCCCAACGCGCCGCGCGGCCCCCGCAAGGAGTGGCTCGGGTTCGTCAAGTCGAGCCAGGCGCAGATGCAGATCAACCGCTACTTCGACGAGCGGAACGAGCCCGGCATCAGCATCGCCGACAAGGTACGCCTCGGCCGGGCCACCATCGGTCTCACCCTCCGCAAACACGACCGTGGCCTGGCCAGCGAGGTCCCGCTGCGCCGCCTGGCCGAGGACCTGGGATATCCCGACCTGGAGACCCTGCTGGTCGCGGTCTGCGAGCGCACGGTCGAGCCGGACGCCGTGGTCGAGCAGCTCATCGCGATGGTCGACCACCCGGACTAG
- the trpD gene encoding anthranilate phosphoribosyltransferase — protein sequence MGARTWPNLTMSLLRGEELATADTAWAMGEIMAGNATPVQIAGFAVAMRAKGETPAELAGLVEAMLSAATLVELPAEVRTRAVDVVGTGGDRANMVNISTMAAIVTASAGVTVVKHGNRSASSTTGTADLLEHFGIPLDLGPAGVNRTVAEAGIGFCFAARYHSGMRHASVTRRELGVPTFFNMLGPLTNPARPTSAAVGCFEPRMAPVMAAVFAERGDSALVMRGEDGLDEFTTAAPTRVWIARDGKVEELLVDATELGLARSAPDALRGGDAAFNADVARRVFAGEAGPVRDAVLVNAAAAFAAQSGFPGDFRDTLRAGIARAAEAIDSGATTALLDRWVTAAQAAKAAE from the coding sequence ATGGGCGCACGCACCTGGCCGAATCTGACGATGTCCCTGCTTCGCGGCGAGGAGCTCGCCACCGCGGACACGGCCTGGGCGATGGGCGAGATCATGGCGGGTAACGCCACGCCGGTCCAGATCGCCGGCTTCGCCGTGGCGATGCGCGCCAAGGGCGAGACGCCGGCCGAGCTGGCCGGTCTGGTGGAGGCGATGCTCTCCGCCGCCACCCTGGTGGAGCTGCCCGCCGAGGTCCGCACCCGCGCGGTCGACGTGGTCGGCACCGGCGGCGACCGGGCCAACATGGTGAACATCTCCACCATGGCGGCGATCGTGACGGCCTCCGCCGGGGTGACCGTGGTCAAGCACGGCAACCGGTCGGCGTCCTCCACCACCGGTACCGCCGACCTGCTGGAGCACTTCGGGATCCCGCTGGACCTGGGCCCGGCCGGGGTGAACCGGACGGTGGCCGAGGCCGGCATCGGCTTCTGCTTCGCCGCTCGGTACCACTCCGGCATGCGGCACGCCTCGGTCACCCGGCGGGAGCTGGGCGTGCCCACCTTCTTCAACATGCTCGGCCCGCTGACCAACCCGGCCCGCCCCACCTCGGCCGCGGTCGGCTGCTTCGAGCCGCGGATGGCGCCGGTGATGGCCGCGGTCTTCGCCGAGCGCGGCGACTCGGCGCTGGTCATGCGCGGCGAGGACGGCCTCGACGAGTTCACCACCGCGGCGCCGACCCGGGTGTGGATCGCCCGCGACGGGAAGGTCGAGGAGCTGTTGGTCGACGCGACCGAGCTGGGCCTGGCCCGCAGCGCGCCGGACGCGCTGCGCGGTGGGGACGCCGCGTTCAACGCCGACGTGGCGCGCCGCGTGTTCGCCGGTGAGGCCGGTCCGGTGCGGGACGCGGTGCTGGTCAACGCCGCCGCGGCGTTCGCCGCGCAGAGCGGTTTTCCGGGCGATTTCCGGGACACGCTGCGGGCCGGCATCGCCCGGGCCGCCGAGGCGATCGACTCGGGCGCCACGACCGCGCTGCTGGACCGGTGGGTCACGGCCGCCCAAGCCGCCAAGGCCGCCGAATAA
- a CDS encoding NUDIX domain-containing protein, translating to MNFSRQLRGLAYQVFYGLPLPVRRHVARAVSPKFLVGAVAVIRDSEAAEPGRLLLLRQPSSRGWGLPAGLLKRGELPAVGAARELFEESGVRIEPGDLRPGNPNAILHPNAANVDMVWFGWVPASSTPLVVDGGEVLEARWFPLDDLPRLTWPTARLLGIYGLGPRAGELPPSVPVSDTAPTRPASAP from the coding sequence GTGAACTTCTCTCGGCAGCTGCGCGGCCTGGCCTACCAAGTGTTCTACGGCCTGCCCCTGCCGGTGCGCCGCCACGTGGCCCGGGCCGTCTCCCCCAAGTTCCTGGTCGGGGCAGTCGCCGTGATCCGCGACTCGGAGGCCGCCGAGCCGGGCCGCTTGCTGCTGCTGCGCCAGCCGTCCAGCCGCGGCTGGGGCCTGCCGGCCGGCCTGCTCAAGCGGGGCGAGCTGCCCGCCGTCGGCGCCGCCCGTGAGCTGTTCGAGGAGTCCGGCGTCCGGATCGAGCCCGGCGACCTGCGCCCCGGCAATCCGAACGCGATCCTGCACCCCAACGCGGCGAATGTCGACATGGTCTGGTTCGGCTGGGTGCCGGCCTCCAGCACGCCGCTGGTGGTGGACGGTGGTGAGGTCCTGGAGGCGCGCTGGTTCCCGCTCGACGACCTGCCCCGGCTCACCTGGCCGACCGCGCGCCTGCTCGGCATCTACGGCCTCGGGCCGCGGGCCGGGGAGCTGCCACCGTCGGTCCCGGTCTCCGACACCGCCCCGACCCGCCCGGCCTCCGCCCCGTGA
- a CDS encoding cytochrome b: MKRRKLDPAEATANFAKGVDDRFQAATPLRGLLNKVFPDHWSFLLGEIALFSFIVLLLSGVFLTLFFDPSMTETAYDGSYAALRGTEMSQAYASSLHISFEVRGGLFMRQMHHWAALLFMASIVVHMARVFFTGAFRKPREINWVIGVILFLLGFFAGFTGYSLPDDGLSGTGLRIASAIMLSLPVIGTWLSAAIFGGEYPGEFIIGRFYIAHVLLIPGILLALISVHLGIVFKQKHTQWPGPMRTNENVVGERMFPRYVMKQGGFFMAVFGVIALMAGLFQINPIWMFGPYRAAEVSAASQPDWYVMFMDGLVRLMPNWQIYIPFGDGYSIPPLFWPAVVGLGALFTLPMAYPWLEARKLKDKRTHHLLQRPRDNPERVGIGMMALAFFLVATISGGNDVIADKFHISLNAMTWAGRIGLLILPPLAYYVSVRICFGLQQHDREVLAHGVETGIIKRLPNGQFVEVHQPLGPVDEHGHPIPLEYRGWVVPKKMNKIGALAPAVKGFFFPVEKPAEAPVSPAPITSGKREELSGRK, translated from the coding sequence GTGAAACGCCGAAAGCTTGATCCCGCCGAGGCAACCGCCAACTTCGCCAAGGGCGTCGATGACCGGTTCCAGGCTGCCACCCCGCTGCGCGGGCTGCTGAACAAGGTCTTCCCTGACCACTGGTCGTTCCTGCTCGGCGAGATCGCCCTCTTCTCGTTCATCGTGCTGCTGCTGAGCGGTGTCTTCCTGACGCTGTTCTTCGACCCGTCGATGACCGAGACGGCGTATGACGGTTCGTACGCGGCGCTGCGCGGCACCGAGATGTCCCAGGCGTACGCGTCGTCCCTGCACATCTCGTTCGAGGTGCGCGGTGGTCTGTTCATGCGCCAGATGCACCACTGGGCGGCGCTGCTGTTCATGGCGTCGATCGTGGTGCACATGGCCCGCGTGTTCTTCACCGGCGCGTTCCGCAAGCCGCGTGAGATCAACTGGGTGATCGGCGTCATCCTGTTCCTGCTCGGGTTCTTCGCCGGCTTCACCGGTTACTCGCTGCCGGACGACGGCCTCTCCGGCACCGGTCTCCGCATCGCCTCCGCGATCATGCTGTCCCTGCCGGTGATCGGCACCTGGCTGTCCGCCGCCATCTTCGGCGGGGAGTACCCGGGCGAGTTCATCATCGGCCGCTTCTACATCGCGCACGTGCTGCTCATCCCGGGCATCCTGCTGGCGCTGATCAGCGTGCACCTGGGCATCGTGTTCAAGCAGAAGCACACCCAGTGGCCGGGCCCGATGCGGACCAACGAGAACGTGGTCGGCGAGCGGATGTTCCCGCGGTACGTGATGAAGCAGGGCGGCTTCTTCATGGCGGTCTTCGGCGTCATCGCGCTGATGGCCGGTCTGTTCCAGATCAACCCGATCTGGATGTTCGGTCCGTACCGGGCCGCCGAGGTCTCCGCCGCGTCCCAGCCCGACTGGTACGTCATGTTCATGGACGGCCTGGTCCGGCTCATGCCGAACTGGCAGATCTACATCCCGTTCGGCGACGGCTACAGCATCCCGCCGCTGTTCTGGCCCGCCGTGGTCGGCCTCGGCGCGCTGTTCACGCTGCCGATGGCGTACCCGTGGCTGGAAGCGCGGAAGCTGAAGGACAAGCGCACCCACCACCTGCTGCAGCGTCCCCGGGACAACCCGGAGCGCGTCGGCATCGGCATGATGGCGCTGGCGTTCTTCCTGGTCGCGACGATCTCCGGCGGCAACGACGTGATCGCCGACAAGTTCCACATCAGCCTGAACGCGATGACCTGGGCCGGTCGTATCGGCCTGCTGATCCTCCCGCCGCTGGCGTATTACGTCTCGGTCCGGATCTGCTTCGGTCTGCAGCAGCACGACCGCGAGGTCCTGGCCCACGGTGTGGAGACCGGCATCATCAAGCGCCTGCCGAACGGTCAGTTCGTCGAGGTGCACCAGCCGCTCGGCCCGGTGGACGAGCACGGTCACCCGATCCCGCTGGAGTACCGCGGCTGGGTCGTGCCGAAGAAGATGAACAAGATCGGGGCGCTCGCGCCGGCGGTCAAGGGCTTCTTCTTCCCGGTGGAGAAACCGGCCGAGGCGCCGGTCTCGCCGGCCCCGATCACCAGTGGCAAGCGCGAGGAACTCTCCGGCAGGAAGTAA
- a CDS encoding Lrp/AsnC family transcriptional regulator gives MNTAIVHIDCATDSIPEVAEALAALDGVSEVYSVAGNVDLIAIVRVPRFDDIAEVIAGRISKTPGVINTESHIAFRAYSKHDLEDAFAIGLPDAD, from the coding sequence GTGAATACCGCGATCGTCCACATCGACTGCGCCACCGATTCGATTCCCGAGGTCGCGGAGGCGCTGGCGGCGCTGGACGGGGTCAGCGAGGTCTACTCGGTCGCCGGCAACGTCGACCTGATCGCCATCGTGCGGGTGCCGCGCTTCGACGACATCGCCGAGGTCATCGCGGGCCGCATCTCCAAGACCCCGGGTGTGATCAACACGGAGTCGCACATCGCGTTCCGTGCGTACTCCAAGCATGACCTGGAGGACGCGTTCGCGATCGGCCTGCCCGACGCGGACTGA
- a CDS encoding nucleotidyltransferase family protein: MTAASGNAARPEVCGVVLAAGEGQRLRPLTASVPKALCPVGNLPLLDHALRRLAGLGLSGPAQVGVNAAYLADQVVAHATGRAHLSVELDGPLGTSGGVARLKGWIDGRGVLVGNADAYLADPFREPGKDIAALLDGWSGETVRMLTKPCRPGETGGFSGHRFAGFSLIPWRFVVDLDDHNTDLVRTVWRPAEAEGALELIGYEGLYLDTGTPALYLEANLHAAGAGLADPAAEVTGTAVESVIGAGARVAGSVTRCVVWPGATVEAGESLSDAIRAPGGLTVHTA, encoded by the coding sequence GTGACCGCCGCTTCGGGAAACGCCGCGCGCCCGGAGGTCTGCGGTGTCGTGCTCGCCGCCGGTGAGGGTCAGCGCCTGCGCCCGCTCACCGCGTCGGTGCCCAAGGCGCTCTGCCCGGTCGGCAACCTGCCGCTGCTCGACCACGCCCTGCGCCGCCTGGCCGGTCTCGGCCTGAGCGGTCCCGCTCAGGTCGGCGTGAACGCCGCCTATCTCGCCGACCAGGTCGTCGCCCACGCCACCGGCCGCGCGCACCTCTCGGTCGAGCTGGACGGCCCGCTGGGCACCTCCGGTGGCGTCGCCCGGCTGAAAGGCTGGATCGACGGGCGCGGAGTGCTGGTCGGCAATGCCGACGCCTACCTGGCCGATCCGTTCCGGGAGCCGGGCAAGGACATCGCCGCGCTGCTCGACGGCTGGTCCGGCGAGACGGTGCGGATGCTCACCAAACCCTGCCGCCCCGGCGAGACCGGCGGTTTCAGCGGACACCGCTTCGCCGGCTTCTCCCTGATCCCGTGGCGCTTCGTCGTCGATCTCGACGATCACAACACCGATCTGGTACGCACGGTGTGGCGCCCGGCCGAGGCCGAGGGTGCCCTGGAGCTGATCGGATACGAAGGCCTCTATCTGGACACCGGCACCCCGGCGCTGTACCTGGAGGCGAACCTGCACGCCGCCGGCGCCGGGCTGGCCGACCCGGCCGCCGAGGTGACCGGCACGGCCGTCGAGTCGGTGATCGGCGCCGGCGCCCGGGTGGCCGGCAGCGTGACCCGCTGCGTGGTGTGGCCCGGCGCCACCGTCGAGGCCGGCGAGTCGCTCAGCGACGCGATCCGGGCACCCGGCGGCCTGACCGTCCACACGGCCTGA
- a CDS encoding cytochrome c oxidase subunit 3, with the protein MTAAAIDKSRIHSLTRPNMVSVGTIVWLSSELMFFAALFAMYFSIRAAAPEMWAEHTKELNIPYATTFTVILVLSSVTCQLGVFAAEKGDVFALRRWFTITFVMGLIFVLGQANEYRNLVHEGVKLNGDGYGSMFYLTTGFHGLHVTGGLIAFIIYMIRTTMGRFTPAQATSAIVVSYYWHFVDIVWIALFAMIYWLK; encoded by the coding sequence GTGACAGCGGCAGCCATCGACAAGAGCCGGATCCACTCGCTGACCCGACCCAACATGGTCAGCGTCGGGACCATCGTGTGGCTCTCCAGCGAGCTCATGTTCTTCGCGGCGTTGTTCGCCATGTACTTCTCGATCCGCGCCGCGGCTCCCGAGATGTGGGCGGAGCACACCAAAGAGCTCAACATCCCGTACGCCACCACGTTCACGGTGATCCTGGTCCTCTCGTCGGTGACCTGCCAGCTGGGCGTCTTCGCGGCGGAGAAGGGCGACGTGTTCGCGCTGCGGCGCTGGTTCACGATCACCTTCGTGATGGGCCTGATCTTCGTGCTGGGCCAGGCGAACGAATATCGGAACCTCGTCCACGAGGGCGTGAAGCTCAACGGTGACGGGTATGGCTCGATGTTCTACCTGACCACCGGCTTCCACGGCCTGCACGTGACCGGCGGCCTCATCGCCTTCATCATCTACATGATCCGGACGACCATGGGCCGCTTCACCCCGGCACAGGCCACGTCGGCGATCGTCGTGTCGTACTACTGGCACTTCGTGGACATCGTGTGGATCGCGCTGTTCGCCATGATCTATTGGCTCAAGTGA
- a CDS encoding ubiquinol-cytochrome c reductase iron-sulfur subunit: MTTHHGPAAEPVDVNDPKLTRFDIVKEGLRRDDIEIVTYESQFQGPNSKAEKRVVRSIAFLFLFSGLFAVAFLVFYIVWPWEYQLGHTINDYYTPVLGISLGIALFSLGIAILAWAKKLLPHELSIQQRHGDPSGDDERLITGQTMMYVADELGVQRRPLLKGAIGLGLAPLGLAAAAPLVGGLIQNPHKDPEPMMYRTGFNPKTNGDKLVRLTREDGSPIRPEDVSAGGQMTVYPGIPGGATNKHADSPTLLIHLRPDDAAITRANADADPRNKGSMWSDYVAYSKICTHAGCPASLYEQQTNRLLCPCHQSQFLITDNAQPVFGPATRRLPMLPLSVDDEGFFVATSDFKDTVGPDFWERP, from the coding sequence ATGACAACGCATCACGGCCCGGCCGCCGAGCCGGTCGACGTGAACGATCCGAAGCTGACCCGCTTCGACATCGTCAAAGAGGGGCTGCGGCGCGACGACATCGAGATCGTCACGTACGAGTCGCAGTTCCAGGGGCCGAACTCGAAGGCCGAGAAGCGGGTCGTCCGCAGCATCGCCTTCCTGTTCCTGTTCTCCGGCCTGTTCGCGGTGGCGTTCCTGGTCTTCTACATCGTCTGGCCGTGGGAGTACCAGCTCGGCCACACGATCAACGACTACTACACGCCGGTCCTCGGGATCAGCCTCGGCATCGCGCTGTTCTCCCTGGGCATCGCGATCCTGGCCTGGGCCAAGAAACTGCTGCCGCACGAGCTCTCGATCCAGCAGCGGCACGGTGACCCGTCCGGCGACGACGAGCGGCTGATCACCGGTCAGACCATGATGTACGTGGCGGACGAGCTCGGTGTGCAGCGGCGGCCGCTGCTCAAGGGCGCGATCGGCCTCGGCCTGGCCCCGCTCGGCCTGGCCGCGGCGGCCCCGTTGGTCGGCGGCCTGATCCAGAACCCGCACAAGGACCCCGAGCCGATGATGTACCGCACCGGCTTCAATCCGAAGACCAACGGCGACAAGCTGGTCCGGCTGACCCGCGAGGACGGATCCCCGATCCGCCCCGAGGACGTCAGCGCCGGTGGTCAGATGACCGTCTACCCGGGCATCCCGGGCGGCGCCACGAACAAGCACGCCGACTCGCCGACGCTGCTGATCCACCTGCGGCCCGACGACGCGGCGATCACCCGGGCGAACGCCGACGCCGACCCGCGCAACAAGGGCTCGATGTGGAGCGACTACGTCGCGTACTCGAAGATCTGTACGCACGCCGGTTGCCCCGCCAGCCTGTACGAGCAGCAGACGAACCGGCTGCTCTGCCCGTGCCACCAGTCGCAGTTCCTGATCACCGACAACGCGCAGCCGGTCTTCGGTCCCGCCACCCGGCGTCTGCCGATGTTGCCGCTCTCGGTGGACGACGAAGGTTTCTTTGTGGCAACGTCTGACTTCAAGGACACTGTCGGACCCGACTTCTGGGAGCGGCCGTGA